The genomic segment AACGTGGCACCGAACACCACCGTCAACGACGTCTTCACCTATACTATTAAGGATGCGGACGGCGACTGGAAGACCACGACCCTGACCATCAGCACTATCGGAAACAGCAATGTTCCGGAAATCATAGTAAGTAATGGCTCCAATCTTTTAGTGCATGATGACGGTCTTCCTGCCGGAACGAATGCAGGGGACGTTGATCATGGCATCGAAGATACAGGATCATTTATTATTAACTCTCCTGATTTTCTTAATACAATTAATGTTGGTGGTATAATTATCAACATAACTAGCGTTATTGGTAATAATGTTACATATACCATGAACACCTTCGGAGAAAATGTTCCCTTTGGTAAACTAAGCATTACGGAAATTACCAAATCAGGTGATGATTATACTGTTAAATATTCTTACACCCTTAACCAAAGCACTCAAGAACACACAAACAACACAGCCGTAAATGGCAGGCACGAACTGCTTAATAACCCGCTTAATGTTATTGTGTCTGTTACAGATAGCGACGGTGATACCGAAGCAAAAAGTTTCAATATCAATATTCACGATGATGCGCCTATTTTGGATTTCGCTCAAGGTCATGTCAATAACCAGTCCTACGAATTGGGTACACAGGCTGGCACTACAGAACTGAAATTCATTGTAGAAGGAGTCATCAACAAGCAATATGGTGCTGATTTAGCCGAGACTGTTGCAGGAAAAGAAGATGGAGAGCATATTACCATCACTTATAACGCTACCATTGGTGGCGACCCTAGCGGTGATACTACCAAGATTTTGACAAAAGAAGACTTCGATAGCAGTGGCAAGGCAGAAATAAAAACTGAACTTGGTACCATCTATCTAACCTTAGACGATAGCAACAAGATTGTTTACACTTACCTTGCCCAACGTGGTAGCATTAATGATAGTGAAAAAATCATCATTAGTATAACGGACAGAGATGGAGACTCAGCTGAAGTTACTCTAAACATGACCCTAAACTATCCTGTTCCCGCAGGCATAACCATTATCGACGAGGCTGGAATTAGCACAGATGATGTGATGGGCAGTCATCACCCCGGCTGGTTTGAAAGCGAGAAAACCTTTGACGTTAGTCTGGACGAAAACACTACAGGCATTCGTTGGAATTTAAGCGATATGCCAGATAGTATTGTCGCAGATACTAATAAAGATGGTACCTACGAACCTGTTACATGGTCTGTAGATCCGAATGACAGCAACGTATTATTGGGTAAAGTTGGTAGTGTAACAGTTATTGAAGTGCAACCCGATGTTGACACAGGCAAAATGACCACTACGTTGAATTATCCTATGGGGCATGGTGCTGTAGGATCAGCCACGGACAACTCAATGGGACTATTATTGCCGTACACACCGATAACTAATAACGGAGACGGAATAGCCAATAACGTTTATGTGATTGTAAAAGATGATATAGATGTGCCGAGACAAGATGTAAGCGTCATAGAAGAACCTGTATCCACTAGTTACAATGTGTATCTTGTGCTTGATAACTCAGGCAGTATGTACTTTAGCATCAGTGAAGGGAATGTTTTTGATAAATCAGATACCTATATGGCAGCAGCCATAGATTCCCTCAAGGCTCTGGTTAATGCTTATGCAGCCCTTGGCGGAGAAGTGCGTTTTACTCTCGTAGAATTCTCCAGTTCAGGTTATTCCGGACATAAGGGCATAGCCTTAGATGGAGCCACACCCGAAACAACTCTTACTTATTTAAACAACCATCAAACTACAGCTTCTGAAACCACAGGTGGAACAGACTATAATACCGCCCTAACATGGGGACAAACTGAAATAACTAATGATTTGAATACTTCGACTTATCAGGGGTACGAAAACAAGGTATATTTCATCTCGGACGGAAGACCCACAAGTGGTAATACTCCTGCCGGCTGGCAAGGCTTTGTAGATAATCTGGATGTAGACGTTATTGCGGTAGGGATTAATGTCTCTGATGATCAGGACGCACAAAATGCTCTTAACTCAGTCAAAAATTCCACAGGTGAAGTGGTTAACGTCTCTATGGGAGTAGGTTATAACGATCTGACTGATGCTCTGTTAAAGACGCTACCGACTCAACTTTCCGGTAACTTACTGGAAAATGACATCAACTCGGCGGATAGTCCAAGCACACTGCAACATGTAATAGTTGGCGGAATAACGTATGGGTTTAATTCAACTAACCAAACCAACCCTATTATTATGTATGACGCTGACGGAAATTCTGCCACGGTTAACGATCAGATAACAATGGTCGTTAAGAACGATGGTAGCTATACCCTGACAGCTGATGCAGGCATTAACATTACGAATGATGTTACTCTAAAGCCAATGAGCTATACGGTGAAAGATGCTGACGGAGACTTACGCTCTACCAACGTAATCCTTACCTTGCGAGACGGACAACCCGAAGCCTTTGATAATGCACCGCATAACTCGAACTATGCGTTCATACTTTCACCAGAGAACATATTGGCTACTTTTACGGTTCAAGATAACTGGACAACAGCTGGTGGAGTAACCTGGAATCAGAATTATCCTCAAACAAGCTCCGCTGTGTCTATTCCCGGTGCCACAGGCTTGTTGAATCCTGACGCTAAGGGAGCATTACTCACCGCCAACGGAAACATTACCAACATGGTGAAGGACTCCACAGACTCCGCACTTGATACTGTTCAAGAAGTCATGACCAAGGCGGGAATGACCGGTTCGCCTGTAAATAACGACGGTGCTGCTATTTCTAAGGAGTTCTCTT from the Desulfovibrio litoralis DSM 11393 genome contains:
- a CDS encoding VWA domain-containing protein, whose amino-acid sequence is NVAPNTTVNDVFTYTIKDADGDWKTTTLTISTIGNSNVPEIIVSNGSNLLVHDDGLPAGTNAGDVDHGIEDTGSFIINSPDFLNTINVGGIIINITSVIGNNVTYTMNTFGENVPFGKLSITEITKSGDDYTVKYSYTLNQSTQEHTNNTAVNGRHELLNNPLNVIVSVTDSDGDTEAKSFNINIHDDAPILDFAQGHVNNQSYELGTQAGTTELKFIVEGVINKQYGADLAETVAGKEDGEHITITYNATIGGDPSGDTTKILTKEDFDSSGKAEIKTELGTIYLTLDDSNKIVYTYLAQRGSINDSEKIIISITDRDGDSAEVTLNMTLNYPVPAGITIIDEAGISTDDVMGSHHPGWFESEKTFDVSLDENTTGIRWNLSDMPDSIVADTNKDGTYEPVTWSVDPNDSNVLLGKVGSVTVIEVQPDVDTGKMTTTLNYPMGHGAVGSATDNSMGLLLPYTPITNNGDGIANNVYVIVKDDIDVPRQDVSVIEEPVSTSYNVYLVLDNSGSMYFSISEGNVFDKSDTYMAAAIDSLKALVNAYAALGGEVRFTLVEFSSSGYSGHKGIALDGATPETTLTYLNNHQTTASETTGGTDYNTALTWGQTEITNDLNTSTYQGYENKVYFISDGRPTSGNTPAGWQGFVDNLDVDVIAVGINVSDDQDAQNALNSVKNSTGEVVNVSMGVGYNDLTDALLKTLPTQLSGNLLENDINSADSPSTLQHVIVGGITYGFNSTNQTNPIIMYDADGNSATVNDQITMVVKNDGSYTLTADAGINITNDVTLKPMSYTVKDADGDLRSTNVILTLRDGQPEAFDNAPHNSNYAFILSPENILATFTVQDNWTTAGGVTWNQNYPQTSSAVSIPGATGLLNPDAKGALLTANGNITNMVKDSTDSALDTVQEVMTKAGMTGSPVNNDGAAISKEFSFTSPGVVHFNWQFQNGTRNSSYDSDGAFWVLKDTSGKIIDCGKIIQGGTSQYQSGVTSVNIPGAGNYTLVIAVVDVSGSTRGDAKLFVDDLLFANAPIFRGNIINDLSPDDYKDKLPDQAYLKKIQYNGTEYMFTSTSQTHIIDTDDGRLVINGAGVYTFTANTTDAIDNINFLYTLVDKDGDTNSANLYIRTEDHNIVGTAGVDTLMGTAGHDVMSGKAGDDILSGNDGNDVLYGGVGNDTLQGGSGNDRIYGGDGKDIIYGDAGDDILFGGNEDDTLYGGTGNDTLHGDAGNDTLQGGDGNDTLYGGDGDDILFGGEGDDNLYGGAGQDNFVWRQGDLGGVDTVYDFKIDPDGDKLNLADLFSDLEPVDLATLLGDRLEVSLNAEDNAALELTIKSATGETEQTIIVHGETQNGTSLGDAYAELMDDHEQVEMLQQMIIVNND